In Terriglobia bacterium, the DNA window CGGTGTACCAGGCGTCGCACTTGGCGGATTCCAGCAGCGAGGCGGGGGAATTGATCTGCACCAGGAACTCGGCCATTTCGTGGTAGCGCGAGGCTTCGTCGATGTAGAGGAGGAGGTCGGGCTGGCGCTTGAGGTCGTAGTAGCGCAGAAGGCCGTCGCCGGAGGACCAGGGGATGGCGAGGGTGGGATCGCCCGATGCAAGTTCGACGGTGACTTCGGCATCCATTGGTTTCTGCGCGCTTAATGTACTCTGAACGAAGTCGATGGTCGATGGTCGATGGCAGATCGCGGCTGCTGTTGACGGTGTGGCTCCGGCAGGCAGGAATTCAGACGCCAATATCTTCGTTCCACAGCTCAGGGTGAGCGGCGATGAAGGAGCGCATCAGTTCGATGCACTCGAGGTCGTCCATCACCTGCAGAGTTACTCCGTGTTGGCGAAACAAGTCTTCCGCGCCGAGGAAATTGCGGTTCTCGCCGATGATGACGCGCGGGATGCGGTAGAGCAGGCTGGCGCCGGTGCACATGATGCACGGGCTGAGAGTACTGACCAGGGTGAGCTGGGGCCAGTCGCGGCGGCGTCCGGCGTTGCGCAGGCAGACGACTTCGGCGTGGGCGGTGGCGTCGCCGGTCTGGACTCGGAGGTTGTGGCCGCGGGCGAGGATGTGCCCAGCAGCGTCGGCAAGCACGGAGCCGATGGGCAGACCGCCTTCGCGGAGGCCGAGGCGGGCTTCGGAGAGAGCTTCGCGCAGGAGTTCGTGGTCGGTCATAAGAGTTTGCTCTATGAGTTAGAGCGTCTTCTGAGTTGGCGAAGCCGCAAAGAAATGACCCACGATTCTGCGACTCGGGTTTCCCGCGCACGACCGCGAGTCCGCCAATCGGAACTCGCGACTCACACCTGAGCTTCCAAGTCGCAGGCTTCGCGACATTCGAGGCAGTAGTATAGGCCGTCGGCGCAGAGGCGAACGTCGTTGCCGCCCTGGCACAGGAAACAGTACTTGTCACACAGGCAGCGTGACTCTTCCAGGTCGCAGACAGCGCAGCGATATTTTCCTGCCATGAGTCGAACTGTAGCGCGAATCGGGGCGGCTGAGAAGGGTGGAGCGGCGCGGCGGAGGCCCAAAACGGGTTCGAGGCGATGTTTGACCCGCGTCAGACCGCATGTTAAGGTAGCGCGTTCCGATCTGGCCCAGGCTCTCATCACGGCCCGGAGAGGTATACCGTGTCTTCCACGCCAGATGTTTCAACCGCAGGCATCCGCAAGACCGCACTGAACGCGGTCCACCGCAAGCTGGGCGCCAAGATGGTGGACTTCAACGGCTGGGACATGCCGGTGGAGTATCCCGCCGGGTTGATCGCCGAACATCTTGCGGTACGTTCCGGGGTGGGAATCTTTGACGTCAGCCACATGGGGGATATCCGCGTCTCGGGGCGGCAGGCGCTGCCGGCGGTGCAGCACATCACCATGAACGATGCCTCCAAGCTGCAGATCGGGCAGTGCCAGTATTCGGCGATGCTATACCCGCAGGGAACGTTCGTGGACGACGTGATCGTTCACCGCTTCGGAGAGAACGACTTCTTCTTCGTCATCAATGCTGGGACGCGCGAGAAGGACATCGCGTGGGTGCGCGAGAACACGCGCTCGTTCGATTGCACGGTCGAGCACCTCAGCGATGACTTCACCCAGATCGCCATCCAGGGGCCGCGCGGCGTGGACGTGCTACAGAAGCTGACCGACGCCGATTTGTCGAAGGTGAAGTTTTACTGGTTCACGCGCGGCACGGTCTGCGGTCTGAAAGACGCACTGATCGC includes these proteins:
- the gcvT gene encoding glycine cleavage system aminomethyltransferase GcvT, which produces MSSTPDVSTAGIRKTALNAVHRKLGAKMVDFNGWDMPVEYPAGLIAEHLAVRSGVGIFDVSHMGDIRVSGRQALPAVQHITMNDASKLQIGQCQYSAMLYPQGTFVDDVIVHRFGENDFFFVINAGTREKDIAWVRENTRSFDCTVEHLSDDFTQIAIQGPRGVDVLQKLTDADLSKVKFYWFTRGTVCGLKDALIARTGYTAEDGFEIYVPTDEATSERVWNEVLAAGKEFGVLPCGLGARNTLRLEGKLALYGHEISDSITVWEAGLDRWLKMDKAEFIGRRALERQQTDGVTRTLVGLEMIERGIGRDGYKVLDENGKQIGQVTSGSYAPFLKKNIDLAYVPLSHAKVDTVLGVEIRGNAVKAKVVPTPFYKRPKKA
- a CDS encoding nucleoside deaminase, with amino-acid sequence MTDHELLREALSEARLGLREGGLPIGSVLADAAGHILARGHNLRVQTGDATAHAEVVCLRNAGRRRDWPQLTLVSTLSPCIMCTGASLLYRIPRVIIGENRNFLGAEDLFRQHGVTLQVMDDLECIELMRSFIAAHPELWNEDIGV